The Campylobacter sp. MIT 12-8780 genomic interval TTTTTTAGCAAGGATAAGCAAGGGAAATTTAAGTGATTATTCAGTTGGAGTGAAAAAACTTAGCCTTGAAGAGATGAAAGAGGTTAAGGGTGGGTATGTGATGGCATATTATCAACCTCCTAAAGATCGTATAAATTTAAAATCGGAACTCTATGGTGTAGCAGTTCTTACAAATAAAGAATATGAATATATCAAAAATTATGCTTATGATCTCAATGGCTTAAAAGGTATATGTGGTCCCGGTATTGAAACATGCTCTAATCCAAGCACCAATAGACTAGTAAATTGGTTTCATATTACAAATTGGTCTATGGATTTTACCCCAGTATATATTGTAAAAAGACAGATAAAAATTTCTAGTTTAGGACGCCCTTATGTGCTATTTAACTATCAAGTAGGTGTAATGGATAGATCACAACAATTCTATAAATTTGACTCTACTACATCAGGTGCTCTTTTAAATAATAATATGGTTATCAAAGAAATTGCAAACAAATATAAAGAAAATATGGAAGGCGCAATGGGTGGTTGGAATCCTAGCTTATTTTAAGAGCTAAATAATTTCTTATTTTTACCGATTTTAGAGCTGTCGTTATCTAAACGACAATCTAAAAGCAAAATCAAAAAGGTATAAAATGATCAATTCTACAATCCCAAATATCGCCACTCAACATTATACGAACTCTTATGCAAATAAAAAACAAGCTACAAACTCCAATAACGCTTTAAATCAAAATACTTCTTTATCTCAAAGCAATCCAATCCAAACTACCATTTCAACTTTAGTCCAAGATAAAAGCAAGGCAGTCTCTCAAGTCTTGGGTTATGGTGTAGATAAAGAAGGCTTTTTTACTAGTGATTTTAATGAAGCAGCTGGCTTGCCAAAAGATTATAAA includes:
- a CDS encoding bacteriocin; its protein translation is FLARISKGNLSDYSVGVKKLSLEEMKEVKGGYVMAYYQPPKDRINLKSELYGVAVLTNKEYEYIKNYAYDLNGLKGICGPGIETCSNPSTNRLVNWFHITNWSMDFTPVYIVKRQIKISSLGRPYVLFNYQVGVMDRSQQFYKFDSTTSGALLNNNMVIKEIANKYKENMEGAMGGWNPSLF